The following proteins are co-located in the Psilocybe cubensis strain MGC-MH-2018 chromosome 5, whole genome shotgun sequence genome:
- a CDS encoding Multiple myeloma tumor-associated protein 2-like protein (Multiple myeloma tumor-associated protein 2 homolog) — MFEPVRGGTRGGQAEFKWSDVSADKDRENYLGHSINAPTGRWQKNKDVHWYNRDVDKTAEERAEEIRKIKEMEADALAVALGFEPASKTGGKTSGANSIPVASSSSGEPKMVDSKSKDKDKDKEERRRLKEERKAEKRARKELKKMSKSGAHEVRELSDHVLAPVPPGTVLQKGGVLQTGGLVVVVAAQLHNRNDVVDMQPEKGAQNTIQYTDQETGTAIEDGIRPSTGIFLLTGEVVSSLERHVT; from the exons ATGTTCGAACCCGTTCGCGGCGGCACTCGAGGAGGACAAGCAGAGTTCAAATGGTCAGACGTCTCAGCGGATAAAGACAGAGAG AATTATCTGGGCCATAGTATTAACGCACCAACTGGCCGGTGGCAAAAGAACAAGGATGTTCATTGGTACAACCGTGACGTCGACAAGACCGCAGAGGAAAGAGCAGAAGAAATTAGAAAGATAAAAGAAATGGAAGCAGATGCTCTGGCCGTCGCATT AGGGTTCGAGCCAGCTTCTAAAACAGGTGGGAAAACCTCAGGCGCAAATTCAATCCCTGTcgcatcatcttcctctggcGAACCTAAAATGGTCGACTCAAAATCCaaagacaaggacaaggacaaggaggaAAGGCGCCGATTAAAGGAAGAGCGCAAGGCTGAAAAGCGTGCCAGGAAGGAACTCAAGAAGATGAGTAAAAGCGGAGCACACGAGGTCCGCGAACTTTCCGACC ACGTTCTCGCTCCCGTTCCCCCAGGTACCGTTCTACAGAAAGGCGGAGTCCTTCAGACCGGCGGCCTCGTAGTCGTAGTCGCAGCCCAACTCCACAATCGGAACGACGTCGTAGACATGCAGCCAGAGAAAGGGGCCCAGAACACGATTCAATATACAGACCAAGAGACAGGGACGGCTATCGAAGACGGGATTCGACCATCGACCGGGATATTTCTCCTGACCGGCGAAG TCGTGTCCTCTCTTGAACGGCATGTCACTTGA
- a CDS encoding Delta(14)-sterol reductase: MSSQLNPRTTKYEFLGPPGAFAISVGVPIMTYALYFGCSESAGGCPPKFASLSAVSEVVIHSVTSLDWWKALWDTEAALIYLAWYTFCVVAWAVIPGDQVSGTTLRTGQKLSYKINAFSTFLLALGITSGTILRFGPESFTFIYNKWVGLITASLLMAFVQAVYCYAVSFNQGKLLAVGGNSGNLIYDWYIGRELNPRIGSFDIKSFNELRPGLILWVLINISMVCEQATRRGGLSKVTDSMWLVLAFQTWYVADGLYNEPALFTTMDITSDGFGFMLSVGDLVWVPFVYSLQARYLAFHPVELGPLATAGVLFTNLVGYYIFRTANGEKNDFRNGTNPKNLKYMTTKKGTKLLTSGWWGRSRHPNYMGDLIMALAWSLPTGFETPITYFYVAYFTFLLVHRQIRDDEACHLKYGDDWVAYKKLVPYRIIPYIY; encoded by the exons ATGTCCTCCCAACTCAACCCACGGACAACAAAGTATGAGTTTCTCGGCCCCCCAGGCGCCTTCGCAATCTCCGTCGGCGTCCCCATCATGACCTACGCGCTCTACTTTGGCTGCTCAGAGTCTGCTGGCGGGTGTCCGCCTAAATTCGCGTCTTTGTCTGCCGTCTCTGAGGTTGTCATTCACTCTGTCACAAGCTTGGATTGGTGGAAAGCGCTGTGGGACACGGAGGCGGCGCTCATCTACCTCGCATGGTACACATTCTGTGTCGTCGCGTGGGCCGTCATCCCAGGCGATCAGGTAAGCGGCACCACTCTGCGAACAGGACAGAAGCTGTCCTACAAAATCAATG CATTCTCCACCTTTTTACTCGCTCTGGGAATCACGTCGGGCACCATCTTGCGTTTCGGGCCAGAGTCTTTCACCTTCATCTACAACAAATGGGTTGGGTTGATCACAGCTTCCCTCCTGATGGCCTTTGTTCAGGCAGTGTATTGCTATGCGGTTTCTTTCAACCAGGGTAAACTGTTGGCGGTGGGCGGCAACTCGGGCAATCTGATCTACGAC TGGTACATTGGACGCGAGTTAAACCCAAGAATCGGATCCTTCGATATCAAGTCTTTCAATGAGCTTCGACCCGGCCTGATCCTCTGGGTTCTCATCAACATCAGCATGGTCTGCGAGCAGGCAACGCGCCGGGGTGGGCTGTCGAAGGTTACCGATTCGATGTGGCTGGTCCTTGCATTCCAGACTTGGTACGTTGCCGATGGCTTGTACAACGAG CCTGCTCTCTTCACCACCATGGATATCACAAGCGACGGCTTTGGCTTCATGCTCTCTGTCGGTGACTTGGTCTGGGTACCTTTCGTATACTCCCTCCAAGCGCGCTACCTTGCATTCCACCCTGTCGAACTCGGACCTCTCGCCACCGCCGGCGTCCTTTTCACCAATCTTGTAGGCTACTATATCTTCCGAACAGCCAATGGCGAAAAGAACGACTTCCGCAACGGCACCAACCCCAAAA ATCTCAAGTACATGACCACTAAGAAGGGTACCAAACTCCTCACATCAGGCTGGTGGGGTCGTTCCAGGCACCCTAACTACAT GGGCGACTTGATCATGGCTTTGGCTTGGTCACTCCCGACCGGCTTCGAAACCCCCATCACATATTTCTACGTTGCCTACTTCACATTCCTCCTCGTCCACAGGCAAATCCGCGATGACGAAGCCTGCCACCTTAA ATATGGCGACGATTGGGTTGCTTACAAGAAACTGGTACCTTACCGAATTATACCCTACATCTATTGA